The proteins below come from a single Tissierella sp. MB52-C2 genomic window:
- a CDS encoding BMP family ABC transporter substrate-binding protein: MKRLLSLIMAIMMIVTLSACTKKDVEPNNVEQGQPAAAGEEIVEDGIAKKACLITTTPLGNDFTDLIWSGFQELEKKGWEVKAIEVSEASEYPEQIRAMAAQGYTAMFTMFDELSTVALELSDELAETYPDLHIFMLDTYMEHDKKNATSVSVDPFESSFVAGYVAANMTEKDIVGWIGHKDILKVQRFRDGYTAGVNYANNGKTIISAFTGDPFDPVKGQETAKTMIQNNDVDIIYQSAYLGGPGVISACAEAGIKVIGVDDWQGDIDPAVFWSAVKSMDIAVISLAEDHAAGKEFETSVDFDLSSGGAVYDERDEKNIPEELLVKVNQLIDDIKSGKIDVYEGFEQYRLNY, from the coding sequence GTGAAAAGACTACTTAGTTTAATTATGGCAATTATGATGATAGTAACACTTAGTGCCTGTACAAAAAAAGATGTAGAACCAAATAATGTAGAACAAGGACAACCAGCAGCTGCAGGAGAAGAAATTGTAGAAGATGGAATTGCAAAGAAAGCCTGTTTAATAACAACAACACCATTAGGAAACGACTTTACAGATTTAATATGGAGTGGTTTTCAAGAGTTAGAGAAAAAGGGATGGGAAGTTAAAGCAATTGAAGTATCAGAGGCATCAGAATATCCAGAGCAAATTAGAGCAATGGCAGCTCAAGGATATACAGCTATGTTTACTATGTTTGATGAATTAAGCACGGTAGCTTTAGAGCTTTCAGACGAGTTGGCAGAAACTTATCCAGATCTTCATATATTTATGTTAGATACATATATGGAACATGATAAGAAAAACGCAACAAGTGTATCTGTTGATCCATTTGAATCATCTTTTGTAGCAGGTTATGTAGCTGCAAATATGACAGAAAAAGATATAGTTGGTTGGATTGGACATAAGGATATACTAAAAGTTCAAAGATTCCGTGATGGATATACAGCAGGTGTTAACTATGCTAACAATGGAAAAACTATAATCTCTGCATTTACAGGAGACCCATTTGATCCAGTCAAGGGACAAGAGACAGCTAAGACAATGATTCAAAATAATGATGTAGATATTATATATCAAAGTGCATATTTAGGAGGACCTGGAGTAATATCAGCCTGTGCTGAAGCAGGTATTAAAGTTATCGGTGTTGATGACTGGCAAGGAGATATAGATCCAGCTGTATTCTGGTCAGCAGTTAAATCAATGGATATTGCAGTTATATCCTTAGCTGAAGATCATGCAGCAGGAAAAGAATTTGAAACATCAGTGGATTTTGACCTAAGTTCAGGTGGTGCCGTTTATGATGAAAGAGATGAAAAAAATATTCCAGAAGAATTATTAGTAAAAGTTAATCAATTAATTGATGATATTAAAAGCGGTAAAATAGATGTTTATGAAGGATTCGAACAATATAGATTAAATTATTAA
- a CDS encoding YjjI family glycine radical enzyme produces MIYKNIDETKADVLKEIKNPSLTYHQIVSRLAKIAENQLPYPEGVDEKYFELSEKDIISDLGEGHAIFTPRYILPNYEKLLKEGCEFLRLKPAKTLTEAINSLLIFYHHVPSFSNYPVFIGRIDKLLDPYIEDEDMAREQIKWFLIHLDRTINDSFCHANIGPEETLAGNIIIDLEKELQNAIPNMTLLYDKEKTPDKFAVKCIESSLICANPAFANDKMFRKDFGDDYGIASCFNGLPSNGGAFTLSKIRLNKVALNSKSMEEFFEKDLPYAIDILCDFMERKIRFLVEESTFFKTNFLVTEGFIDLNRFVGMFGIVGMHECVTHLMKIQGKPFIYGKDQEANKLGLKIMDFIDNRVKNFKSKYGKSMNNRFLLHAQIESTAETTAGVRIANGEELPIYAHLRHSGLFHKYFPSGVSDHFPFDSTAINNPEAILNIFRGAFEVGMRYISAYTQDGDLVRVSGYLVKKSDLERLKNGIHVNYGNIRYGKEQILEHNILDRMVRTTEE; encoded by the coding sequence TTGATATATAAAAATATAGATGAAACCAAAGCAGATGTTTTAAAGGAAATAAAAAACCCAAGTTTAACATATCATCAGATAGTATCAAGATTAGCCAAAATAGCAGAAAATCAACTTCCATATCCTGAGGGTGTTGATGAAAAATACTTTGAGTTATCGGAAAAAGATATAATATCAGATCTTGGTGAGGGACATGCCATATTTACTCCACGATATATATTGCCAAATTATGAAAAGCTTTTGAAAGAAGGCTGTGAGTTTTTAAGATTAAAACCAGCCAAGACATTGACAGAGGCAATAAATTCTCTTTTAATATTTTATCATCATGTGCCATCCTTTAGTAATTATCCAGTATTTATTGGAAGAATAGATAAATTATTAGACCCATATATTGAGGATGAAGATATGGCAAGGGAACAGATTAAATGGTTTCTAATTCATCTGGATAGAACTATAAATGATAGTTTTTGTCATGCCAATATAGGACCAGAAGAAACATTGGCAGGGAATATAATAATTGATTTAGAAAAGGAATTACAAAATGCCATTCCAAATATGACGCTATTATATGATAAAGAAAAAACTCCAGATAAGTTTGCTGTTAAATGTATAGAATCTTCTCTTATATGTGCAAATCCTGCCTTTGCCAACGATAAAATGTTTAGAAAAGATTTCGGTGATGATTATGGTATAGCAAGCTGCTTTAACGGACTTCCATCAAATGGAGGAGCTTTTACATTATCAAAGATTAGATTAAACAAAGTAGCTTTGAATTCAAAATCCATGGAAGAATTTTTTGAAAAGGACTTACCCTATGCCATAGATATATTGTGTGATTTTATGGAAAGGAAAATCAGATTTTTAGTAGAGGAGAGTACCTTTTTCAAAACTAATTTCCTAGTAACAGAAGGATTTATAGACCTTAATAGATTTGTAGGAATGTTTGGTATAGTTGGTATGCATGAATGTGTTACACATTTAATGAAAATTCAAGGAAAACCATTTATATATGGAAAGGATCAGGAAGCAAATAAACTAGGGTTAAAAATAATGGATTTTATAGATAATAGGGTGAAGAACTTTAAGAGCAAGTATGGAAAATCAATGAATAATCGTTTTTTACTTCATGCTCAAATAGAATCAACAGCAGAAACTACTGCTGGAGTTAGAATAGCCAATGGAGAAGAACTCCCTATATATGCTCATTTAAGACATTCAGGTCTATTTCATAAATATTTTCCATCAGGAGTCAGTGACCATTTTCCATTTGACAGTACAGCAATAAATAATCCAGAGGCTATTTTAAATATATTTAGAGGTGCCTTTGAAGTTGGCATGAGATATATTTCAGCATATACACAGGATGGAGATTTAGTTAGAGTAAGCGGGTATCTAGTGAAGAAATCTGATCTTGAGAGACTTAAAAATGGTATACACGTGAATTATGGCAATATAAGATATGGAAAAGAGCAGATATTAGAGCATAATATATTAGATAGAATGGTGAGAACTACAGAGGAATAA
- a CDS encoding ABC transporter permease, translated as MKLKISHEVKKTILRYGISIILTLLFGGILIAIQGESPLEAVGHIFEGAFGNRINIGNTIRWVISSLMVGGAATVAFKSGVSNLGIEGQLYMGALSAAIIGYSLELPQGLHIIVCLLAASILGMLYALIPALLRMYFKINELVTTLILNFIAKYLTEYITMWVIMGGQQSANGSASITTPQILNTARLSTIIKGTTANTGIFIALGILFFIAFIYKYTLEGYEFTQIGQNMNFARMGGVNINKSFIMVFLMSGLISGMGGGIEVTGSYYRFMPNFSNNLGWDGIMITRVANNNPIAVIIVSIIWGALKQGSLHMERMTTLNRLVVIIIQMLFVLFVSIDYDNLFSKWKEKIKLKKTNYKGGSSIC; from the coding sequence ATGAAGCTTAAGATTAGTCATGAGGTTAAGAAAACAATATTAAGATATGGAATATCCATTATATTGACACTTTTATTTGGAGGTATTCTGATTGCCATTCAAGGAGAAAGTCCTTTGGAAGCTGTAGGACATATTTTTGAAGGTGCCTTTGGAAATAGAATAAATATTGGAAATACAATTCGATGGGTTATATCAAGCTTAATGGTAGGAGGAGCGGCTACAGTTGCCTTTAAATCAGGAGTTTCCAACCTAGGTATTGAAGGCCAGCTATATATGGGAGCATTATCAGCAGCTATAATTGGATATTCTTTGGAATTACCTCAAGGATTACATATAATAGTCTGTCTGTTAGCTGCATCTATACTTGGAATGTTATATGCGTTAATACCAGCATTGCTGAGGATGTATTTTAAAATCAATGAGCTTGTAACAACTCTAATACTTAATTTCATAGCAAAATATTTAACCGAATATATAACCATGTGGGTAATAATGGGAGGACAGCAGTCTGCCAATGGTTCTGCATCTATAACGACTCCACAGATACTCAATACTGCGAGACTATCTACAATTATTAAAGGTACAACTGCCAATACAGGAATCTTTATAGCATTGGGAATTTTATTTTTCATAGCATTTATTTATAAATATACTTTAGAGGGCTATGAATTTACTCAAATAGGACAAAATATGAATTTCGCTAGAATGGGCGGAGTGAATATCAATAAATCATTTATAATGGTTTTTCTAATGTCAGGATTAATATCTGGAATGGGTGGAGGTATAGAGGTAACTGGTTCATATTATAGATTTATGCCTAATTTCAGTAATAATTTAGGTTGGGATGGAATTATGATAACTCGTGTAGCAAATAATAACCCAATTGCAGTAATAATCGTTTCTATTATATGGGGAGCTTTAAAACAAGGGTCATTACATATGGAGCGTATGACTACATTAAACAGGCTCGTAGTTATTATAATTCAAATGTTATTTGTACTATTTGTTTCTATTGATTATGATAATTTATTTAGCAAATGGAAGGAAAAAATAAAATTAAAGAAAACTAATTATAAAGGAGGATCCTCAATATGTTGA
- a CDS encoding ABC transporter permease, giving the protein MLTIMEILFGTVTWSATFRLSTPIILTSVGGSFSKQTGTFCIAFECFMLSAAFFAAWGSYLSANPYIGALLAIVAGVILAAVFGVFVLHFNANPMIVSIALNFGSWAMTTLLLTKVFKVRGFFHSPKIVNFQPIDIPILRSIPYIHKVLNNQIILVYIAYISIFIGAIIMYQTPFGLRLRGIGINQVGAQTSGVNILKYRWIALIIMGVMSGLGGAYMPLSGLSMFSENMTAGRGFLAFAAILVGKGNPLKAAFIGMLFAYTNAITLTLTSFGVPTQLLQMLPFVVVILVLIISNLKNFSKNPIIDNQ; this is encoded by the coding sequence ATGTTGACTATAATGGAAATTTTATTTGGAACTGTAACATGGTCAGCTACATTTCGATTGAGCACTCCAATTATATTAACAAGTGTAGGTGGTTCATTTAGTAAACAAACTGGAACATTTTGTATTGCATTTGAATGTTTTATGCTTTCAGCAGCATTTTTTGCTGCATGGGGAAGTTATTTATCAGCAAATCCCTATATAGGTGCTTTGCTCGCCATAGTTGCGGGAGTAATTCTTGCTGCAGTCTTTGGTGTATTTGTCCTTCATTTTAATGCAAATCCAATGATAGTAAGTATAGCACTTAATTTTGGATCATGGGCAATGACCACCTTATTATTAACTAAGGTATTTAAGGTAAGGGGATTTTTTCACAGTCCTAAAATTGTGAATTTCCAACCTATAGATATACCTATTTTAAGATCAATCCCATATATCCATAAGGTTTTAAATAATCAAATCATATTAGTATATATAGCTTATATCTCCATATTTATTGGAGCTATAATCATGTATCAAACTCCCTTTGGGCTAAGACTTAGAGGTATTGGAATAAACCAAGTAGGAGCACAGACCTCTGGAGTAAATATATTGAAATATAGATGGATAGCATTGATTATTATGGGGGTAATGTCTGGCTTAGGAGGTGCATATATGCCTTTATCAGGCCTAAGTATGTTCTCAGAAAATATGACAGCAGGTCGTGGATTTTTAGCCTTTGCAGCTATACTTGTAGGGAAGGGTAATCCTTTAAAAGCCGCATTTATAGGCATGTTATTTGCTTATACCAATGCAATAACCCTTACCTTAACATCCTTCGGAGTACCTACTCAATTATTGCAAATGCTGCCTTTTGTAGTAGTTATTTTAGTATTGATAATTAGTAATTTGAAGAATTTCAGCAAGAATCCTATAATAGATAATCAATAG
- the zupT gene encoding zinc transporter ZupT, with protein sequence MNKAAILSLGLTTIVGLSMGVGSLLSFFIKETNKRFLAIALSFSAGIMIYVSFMAMLPESMELIESYFGDRRGHLIALMGFFGGMLITAAVEKLVHKFGGHYHGHGNHHHGPNDEHLSKLGIMSAVAIAIHNLPEGLAIFTAGLKDISVAVPIAAAVILHNIPLSIAISVPIYYSTGSKKKAFLYPLFVGLCQPLGAIIGYLILSQFFNDLVFGILFSIVGGIMIFVSLDELLPSSQRYENHHVSVYGAIAGMIVMALSMSIFHHH encoded by the coding sequence ATGAATAAAGCAGCAATATTATCCTTAGGACTTACAACTATAGTGGGTTTATCCATGGGGGTTGGTAGTTTATTATCTTTTTTTATAAAAGAAACAAATAAAAGATTTTTAGCCATCGCATTAAGTTTTTCAGCTGGAATAATGATATATGTATCTTTTATGGCCATGTTACCAGAGAGTATGGAATTGATAGAATCATATTTTGGAGACCGAAGAGGTCATCTAATAGCTTTAATGGGATTTTTTGGAGGAATGTTAATTACTGCAGCTGTAGAGAAATTAGTCCACAAATTTGGAGGACATTATCATGGACATGGTAATCACCACCATGGACCAAATGATGAGCATTTATCAAAACTAGGAATTATGTCAGCTGTTGCAATAGCCATACATAATTTGCCTGAAGGATTGGCAATTTTTACTGCCGGATTAAAAGACATATCTGTAGCAGTCCCAATAGCAGCAGCAGTAATTCTTCATAATATACCATTGAGCATTGCCATATCGGTGCCAATTTATTATTCAACAGGAAGTAAAAAGAAAGCATTTTTATATCCCTTATTTGTAGGTCTTTGCCAACCCTTAGGTGCAATTATTGGGTATTTAATTCTTTCGCAATTTTTCAACGATTTAGTTTTTGGAATTCTTTTTTCCATAGTGGGAGGCATTATGATATTTGTATCATTAGATGAATTACTGCCATCATCTCAGAGATATGAAAATCATCATGTATCTGTATATGGAGCTATAGCAGGTATGATAGTCATGGCATTATCCATGAGTATATTCCATCATCACTAG
- a CDS encoding leucyl aminopeptidase: MKILIGKGGQVEVLLIFKETEQLDKSQELYDYLKEREIFKAASGEVYSDISPKGNNIILLGLGEKEKLTLESLRKAFYTLGKELMKYKVESAEVEVPKFENLCYKETNMAIAEGLLQSEYAFEKYLSEQKTKPTVKEFFLNVLEDKKDKVEEGIEEINNIIEGIFLARDLINEPAIVMTPKELAIRAKEELSPLGVEVEVFGEEKIEELGMKSFLAVSKGSANEPQFIIMKWNGNKASKEKLALVGKGLTYDSGGYSIKPSEGMATMYVDMAGSGVVIGAMKSIAKSKLNKNVVAIVAACENLISGEAYKPGDIIGSMAGKTIEVLNTDAEGRLTLADALYYAATIEKADKIVDVATLTGACIIALGSIYTGAITNNEEFMSEVEKASKKAGEPVWQLPSNDEYRDLIKGTTGDLKNVGGRQAGTITAGLFLEEFVNDIPWVHLDIAGTSYLPAGTGYLPKGATGVSVKTLYNLAKDCNCSCEHK; the protein is encoded by the coding sequence TTGAAGATATTGATTGGTAAAGGTGGACAAGTAGAAGTGTTACTTATCTTTAAGGAAACTGAGCAATTAGATAAATCACAAGAGTTATATGATTATCTAAAAGAGAGAGAAATCTTTAAGGCTGCCTCTGGTGAAGTCTATTCAGATATTTCACCTAAGGGAAATAATATCATCCTATTGGGACTGGGAGAAAAAGAAAAATTAACTCTTGAGTCTCTCAGAAAAGCCTTTTACACATTAGGTAAAGAGCTGATGAAATATAAGGTAGAATCAGCAGAAGTAGAAGTACCTAAATTTGAAAATCTTTGCTATAAAGAGACTAATATGGCCATAGCAGAAGGTCTTTTACAGTCAGAATATGCATTTGAAAAATATCTATCAGAACAGAAAACAAAACCTACAGTTAAAGAATTTTTCCTAAATGTACTAGAAGATAAAAAAGATAAAGTTGAAGAAGGAATTGAAGAAATCAACAATATAATAGAAGGCATATTCTTAGCAAGAGACTTAATAAATGAGCCTGCAATAGTTATGACACCTAAGGAATTAGCAATTAGAGCAAAGGAAGAATTGTCTCCTTTAGGAGTTGAAGTAGAAGTCTTTGGTGAAGAAAAAATAGAAGAACTTGGTATGAAATCATTTTTAGCCGTATCTAAAGGCTCTGCCAATGAACCTCAATTTATTATAATGAAATGGAATGGAAATAAAGCATCTAAGGAAAAACTTGCTTTAGTAGGCAAGGGATTAACTTATGATTCAGGCGGATATTCCATTAAGCCATCAGAAGGTATGGCAACTATGTATGTAGATATGGCAGGTTCTGGGGTTGTTATCGGAGCTATGAAATCCATTGCTAAGTCTAAATTAAACAAAAATGTAGTAGCCATAGTGGCAGCTTGTGAAAACTTAATTTCTGGTGAAGCTTATAAGCCCGGAGATATAATTGGTTCTATGGCTGGGAAAACCATAGAAGTATTAAATACAGATGCAGAAGGAAGGCTGACTTTAGCCGATGCATTATACTATGCAGCAACTATTGAAAAAGCTGATAAAATAGTAGATGTGGCAACTCTTACAGGAGCTTGTATCATAGCTTTAGGTAGTATATATACTGGTGCCATAACCAATAATGAGGAATTTATGTCAGAAGTAGAAAAAGCATCTAAGAAAGCTGGAGAACCTGTATGGCAACTTCCATCAAATGATGAGTATAGAGATTTAATAAAGGGAACTACTGGAGATTTAAAAAATGTTGGTGGAAGGCAAGCAGGTACCATAACTGCTGGACTTTTCTTAGAAGAATTTGTAAATGATATTCCTTGGGTTCATTTAGATATAGCTGGAACATCATATCTACCTGCTGGAACTGGATACCTACCAAAGGGCGCTACAGGGGTTTCCGTGAAGACTTTATATAATTTGGCAAAGGATTGTAATTGTAGCTGTGAACATAAATAA
- a CDS encoding carbohydrate kinase family protein, whose translation MEQKKKVLSLGTVAMDVILETRELPKEDGFGFIDSERLVPGGSAANLSVALARYGIEAYQTGKIGDDKYGNEFRRTLVEDGVDDRFLVTKPSGSTLHTFIITTPGGKHCIIANLGDSVANLQPEELPKDILEGIDVFYTDMFSSRASIYLGKLAKEKGIPVVYNMQCTPSFMKTCGVTIEEIQEMISLSTVFSSGREGYFEMTGEVDYHKGVEIFFKKYPVPQGVICTAGDEGVLWRDAKDFIHRDAYPVEAIDTTGAGDCFLAGFIYAYFYKGMNKQETIEFASASAALKCMYKGPRTRATVEDVVQFIRSNK comes from the coding sequence ATGGAACAAAAGAAGAAAGTACTTTCCCTTGGTACAGTGGCCATGGATGTTATATTAGAAACAAGAGAATTACCGAAAGAAGATGGATTTGGTTTTATAGATTCTGAAAGACTTGTACCTGGAGGTAGTGCTGCTAACCTTTCAGTGGCATTGGCTCGTTATGGTATAGAGGCTTATCAGACTGGGAAAATTGGCGATGACAAATATGGAAATGAATTCCGAAGGACTTTGGTTGAAGATGGTGTTGATGATCGTTTTTTAGTTACTAAACCAAGTGGATCAACTTTACATACATTTATTATAACTACTCCAGGTGGAAAACACTGCATAATTGCAAACCTAGGAGATTCAGTAGCAAACTTACAACCAGAAGAACTTCCAAAAGATATATTGGAGGGAATTGATGTATTTTATACAGATATGTTTTCATCTCGTGCATCGATTTATCTAGGAAAATTGGCTAAAGAAAAAGGCATTCCTGTTGTATATAATATGCAGTGTACGCCGAGCTTTATGAAGACATGTGGCGTTACCATTGAAGAAATACAAGAAATGATTAGCCTTTCTACCGTCTTCTCCAGCGGCCGAGAAGGCTATTTTGAAATGACTGGTGAAGTGGATTATCATAAAGGGGTAGAAATATTTTTCAAAAAGTATCCTGTTCCACAGGGGGTAATCTGTACTGCTGGAGATGAAGGGGTATTATGGCGAGATGCTAAAGATTTTATTCATAGGGATGCCTATCCTGTAGAAGCTATAGATACCACAGGTGCTGGGGATTGTTTCTTAGCAGGATTTATTTATGCTTATTTTTACAAAGGAATGAACAAACAAGAAACTATTGAATTTGCCTCTGCATCAGCTGCCCTAAAATGTATGTATAAGGGTCCAAGAACAAGAGCAACTGTTGAAGATGTAGTACAGTTTATTCGTTCTAATAAATAA
- a CDS encoding ABC transporter ATP-binding protein — protein MEKDKFVLEMHNISKKFKNLLANDNITFKVRSGTVHALIGENGAGKSTLMNILTNIQNPDSGQIYLRGEQVNFKNPLDAVRHGIGMVYQEFMVFPEMTVLDNIIMGFEQKKGIFIDYKESRRRVEEICKKYKFNIPIDAKVDELPVAALQQVEIIKVLYRNADIIILDEPTSVLTPQGVESLFHAIRFLVAQGKTIILITHKLKEVLEIADDITVLKNGRVTGTLLSKDTNELELARLMVGREVILQVEKPEYNIGEIILKVENLSVKDSSRVERVKNVSFKVQAGEIVGISGVAGSGQTELVEALVGLSNGNIEGQILFNGENIIDQTVAKRRKLGIGYIAQDRSAVGTNKEGTIWENAIMGYHRAKGFRTKHLLDYEDINSFTNKIIKDYAVKIQGVEDKVKTLSGGNIQKLLVGREFLQGQKLLIIEDPTRGIDIGSVEFIWNRIIQMAKEGVAVLLISHELNEVMQLSDRILVMYNGSMIEHKDSRSLTEEQIGLMMLGGEIHEA, from the coding sequence ATGGAAAAAGATAAATTTGTATTGGAAATGCACAATATCAGCAAGAAATTTAAAAATCTACTGGCCAATGATAATATTACATTTAAAGTTAGGTCAGGTACAGTACATGCACTGATTGGAGAAAATGGTGCTGGAAAAAGTACTTTAATGAATATATTAACCAATATTCAAAACCCTGATAGTGGTCAGATATATCTTCGTGGGGAGCAGGTAAATTTTAAAAATCCCCTAGATGCAGTGAGACATGGAATAGGAATGGTATATCAAGAATTCATGGTTTTTCCAGAAATGACAGTTTTGGATAATATAATAATGGGATTTGAACAGAAAAAGGGAATTTTCATAGATTATAAAGAATCTAGAAGAAGAGTTGAAGAAATCTGTAAAAAGTATAAATTTAATATTCCTATTGATGCGAAAGTAGATGAACTACCTGTTGCTGCATTGCAACAGGTAGAAATAATAAAGGTCTTATATAGAAATGCTGATATTATAATATTAGATGAGCCCACATCTGTATTAACTCCTCAAGGAGTAGAGAGTCTATTCCATGCCATAAGATTTTTAGTGGCTCAAGGAAAAACAATAATACTCATAACTCATAAATTGAAAGAAGTATTAGAAATAGCTGATGATATTACAGTCCTAAAAAATGGTCGAGTGACAGGAACTTTATTATCTAAAGATACAAATGAATTAGAACTAGCTAGGCTTATGGTTGGGAGAGAAGTAATATTACAGGTTGAAAAACCAGAATACAATATTGGAGAGATTATATTAAAGGTTGAAAATCTATCAGTTAAAGATTCTTCAAGAGTAGAAAGAGTTAAAAATGTTAGTTTTAAAGTACAGGCTGGAGAAATCGTAGGTATATCTGGAGTAGCAGGTTCGGGACAAACTGAGTTAGTGGAAGCATTAGTGGGATTATCAAATGGTAATATAGAGGGACAAATACTATTCAATGGAGAAAATATAATAGATCAAACAGTGGCTAAAAGGCGTAAATTAGGAATTGGCTATATTGCCCAAGATAGGTCAGCAGTAGGCACTAATAAAGAGGGAACTATATGGGAAAATGCAATAATGGGATATCATAGAGCCAAAGGATTTAGAACTAAACATTTACTTGATTATGAAGATATAAATTCATTTACAAATAAAATAATTAAAGACTATGCAGTAAAGATACAAGGAGTAGAGGATAAAGTAAAAACACTTTCTGGTGGTAATATACAAAAACTTTTAGTGGGACGTGAGTTTCTACAGGGACAAAAGCTTCTAATTATAGAAGATCCTACTAGAGGAATTGATATTGGTTCAGTTGAATTCATATGGAATAGAATAATTCAGATGGCAAAAGAGGGAGTGGCAGTTTTATTGATTAGCCATGAACTCAATGAAGTAATGCAGCTTTCTGATAGAATATTAGTAATGTATAATGGCTCAATGATTGAACATAAAGACAGCAGATCATTAACAGAAGAACAGATAGGTCTTATGATGTTAGGCGGTGAAATCCATGAAGCTTAA
- a CDS encoding tautomerase family protein, whose product MPLVILKMREGVLKDSNMKQDAIEKVSRALAEAIGNEDYYTKTTVIIEEHPSENWGYGGKSTCSK is encoded by the coding sequence ATGCCATTAGTGATATTGAAGATGAGAGAAGGAGTATTAAAAGATAGCAATATGAAGCAAGATGCAATAGAGAAGGTTAGTCGTGCCTTAGCAGAAGCCATAGGCAATGAAGACTATTATACTAAGACTACTGTAATCATTGAAGAACATCCAAGTGAAAATTGGGGATATGGCGGCAAATCCACTTGCTCAAAATAA
- a CDS encoding uroporphyrinogen decarboxylase family protein, producing the protein MKGYRLKPKKDQMTSMERMTAFAKGEEIDRIPCSISTGETMASFIGINTKEYYHSAEKMVELELALYERFEADGVRISTTLKGIGEAMGSKLHYPDNSLQLLETPAINHVKDIANLVPSNPEKDGRLPIVLKALKLLKEKIGNKAKVGVGLTGPFSTAASVVGTENLLKWMIKYPKDIYILMEIITEANNRFIKKAAELGVGVGFSDPVSSTSLISVKHFNEFSAPYLKKNVDKIKELTGRSASIHICGKSREIWRSVMDTGISSFSIDNAEDLADAKEIMGDRITISGNVPPVDVIRLGTREDVLRAAKMCIRKAYDSKNGFVLSAGCQIPMNTPAENIEALVDAARIYGSYPINKELLFSEE; encoded by the coding sequence TTGAAAGGATATAGGCTGAAGCCTAAGAAGGATCAAATGACTTCAATGGAAAGAATGACGGCTTTTGCAAAGGGAGAAGAAATAGATCGAATACCTTGTAGCATTAGTACTGGAGAAACTATGGCTTCTTTCATAGGCATCAATACTAAAGAATATTATCATTCTGCTGAGAAAATGGTTGAACTGGAACTTGCATTATATGAAAGGTTTGAAGCTGATGGTGTCAGGATTTCAACAACATTAAAGGGAATTGGTGAGGCTATGGGGTCTAAATTACATTATCCAGATAATAGTCTCCAACTATTGGAGACACCTGCCATAAACCATGTAAAGGATATAGCGAACTTAGTACCATCAAATCCTGAAAAGGATGGAAGACTGCCCATTGTACTTAAAGCTTTGAAATTACTAAAAGAAAAGATAGGCAATAAAGCAAAAGTTGGTGTAGGACTGACTGGACCCTTTAGTACAGCTGCCTCAGTAGTAGGAACGGAAAATTTATTAAAGTGGATGATTAAATATCCTAAAGATATCTATATATTGATGGAAATAATAACTGAAGCTAACAATAGATTTATAAAGAAAGCTGCAGAATTAGGAGTAGGAGTAGGATTTTCTGATCCTGTTTCATCTACAAGTCTAATAAGTGTTAAGCATTTTAATGAGTTTTCTGCACCTTATCTAAAGAAAAATGTGGACAAAATAAAAGAGTTAACAGGACGTAGTGCATCCATACATATCTGTGGTAAGAGCAGAGAGATTTGGAGGTCTGTAATGGATACTGGAATTTCAAGCTTTAGCATAGATAATGCAGAGGATCTTGCTGATGCAAAGGAAATAATGGGGGATAGAATAACAATATCGGGAAATGTTCCACCAGTAGATGTAATCAGATTGGGTACTAGAGAAGATGTGTTGAGGGCGGCTAAAATGTGTATTAGAAAAGCTTATGACTCTAAGAATGGATTTGTTCTTTCAGCAGGATGCCAAATCCCTATGAATACACCGGCGGAAAATATTGAAGCGTTAGTTGATGCAGCCAGGATATATGGGAGTTATCCCATTAATAAGGAATTATTATTTAGCGAGGAGTAA